In one window of Nicotiana tabacum cultivar K326 chromosome 12, ASM71507v2, whole genome shotgun sequence DNA:
- the LOC107774425 gene encoding RNA-binding KH domain-containing protein RCF3 — translation MSMKLTPSKRPHVWSLAESNGRGKWQKSASISSQKSPPKVRILCPASKIDSFIGEDSSIISRIQEETGAEVRVEDSVVGCDERVIVIVGSGKEDEVGTEQLQADVEVTETKEKDSCTDENGDKRENKVSPPAESSKTEKETLSIQKALFLVFDRMIEGRVGMDGGDEEGDNSSSLIIRLLILSSQVGCLLGKAGSVIKQMSSESGAQIQVLPKDKRPSCASSSEELVQISGEREAVKKALEVVARQLLENSSWDQDFLSADAGGPSSQSPGHPLSNQELHPPSARPYRGQGPPSSVGSRDGEVGIPGRMNPIPDALTFRLLCPDEKVGGIIGKGGSIIKALQHETGCQIKVLEGAGDSEDRVIVISGPAHPDDRISLPQDAVLRIQSRICRAAPENKDNGMVAKLLVFSNQIGCLLGKGGGIIAEMRKSTGAYIRIVGKDQTPKFASENEEVVQVNGDFEKVCEALLQITTRLQNHYFRDAFPSNPGFLDQITPFPSHMGRREFSPPGMFSNIRPSFHKFDAVGVLPPHGGFHPHDDRPPFMQNFRRPGIPPHISDRMPSSAPWGSQGLGEGGGFPDYAGGPRSIGGFGGGSHPAVITSTTDEVVVPRSVVPAIYGEGGGCLRQICEISDAKVTINDPKPGATETVIIISGTPEQTNAAQSLIQAFVMVETEAA, via the exons ATGTCAATGAAGTTGACACCTTCCAAGCGGCCGCATGTTTGGAGCCTTGCAGAATCAAATGGCCGAGGGAAGTGGCAGAAATCAGCATCTATTAGTTCCCAGAAATCACCTCCGAAAGTTCGTATACTATGCCCTGCTTCTAAGATAGATTCCTTTATCGGAGAGGATAGTAGCATCATTTCTCGGATACAAGAGGAAACTGGTGCAGAGGTTCGAGTTGAGGATAGTGTTGTTGGTTGTGATGAGAGGGTGATAGTTATTGTAGGTTCAGGAAAAGAAGATGAAGTGGGAACCGAACAGCTCCAGGCTGATGTTGAGGTAACTGAAACTAAAGAAAAGGACAGTTGCACTGATGAAAATGGTGATAAGCGTGAGAATAAGGTGTCCCCTCCAGCAGAAAGCTCCAAAACTGAGAAGGAGACGCTATCTATTCAGAAAGCTCTAttcttggtatttgataggaTGATTGAAGGAAGAGTAGGAATGGATGGAGGAGATGAAGAGGGTGACAATTCTTCCTCATTAATTATAAGATTGCTTATACTCTCCAGTCAAGTGGGATGTTTGTTAGGAAAAGCTGGTAGTGTGATAAAGCAGATGTCTTCTGAAAGTGGGGCACAGATACAGGTTCTTCCCAAGGACAAACGACCTTCTTGTGCGTCTTCATCTGAAGAATTGGTTCAG ATTTCTGGGGAGCGTGAGGCAGTTAAAAAAGCTCTTGAAGTCGTTGCTCGGCAATTACTTGAGAATTCCTCTTGGGATCAGGATTTTCTCTCTGCTGATGCTGGTGGTCCATCTTCTCAGTCTCCTGGCCATCCTCTGTCTAACCAGGAATTGCATCCACCATCAGCACGTCCTTACCGTGGGCAGGGGCCACCGTCCTCTGTTGGATCTCGTGATGGGGAAGTTGGTATACCTGGCCGAATGAACCCTATTCCTGATGCCTTGACTTTCAGATTACTTTGTCCGGATGAAAAAGTTGGAGGTATAATTGGAAAGGGAGGAAGTATAATCAAAGCACTTCAGCATGAGACTGGGTGTCAGATCAAAGTTCTGGAAGGTGCAGGGGATTCTGAAGATCGAGTTATTGTCATCTCTGGTCCAGCG CACCCAGATGATAGGATATCTTTGCCGCAAGATGCTGTCCTTCGCATTCAATCCCGAATTTGTCGGGCTGCACCTGAGAACAAGGACAATGGCATGGTTGCAAAGCTTTTGGTGTTCTCAAATCAAATTGGATGCCTCTTGGGTAAAGGTGGCGGTATAATAGCTGAAATGAGGAAGTCAACTGGAGCCTATATTCGTATCGTAGGCAAGGATCAAACCCCAAAGTTTGCGTCAGAAAATGAAGAAGTAGTTCAg GTAAATGGAGACTTTGAAAAAGTTTGTGAAGCCCTTCTGCAGATTACCACCAGATTGCAGAATCATTACTTTCGTGATGCATTTCCTTCAAACCCTGGTTTCCTGGACCAAATAACTCCATTCCCTTCACACATGGGAAGAAGAGAGTTTTCACCTCCAGGCATGTTCTCTAACATTCGTCCATCATTTCACAAGTTTGATGCTGTTGGTGTCCTACCTCCACATGGTGGTTTCCATCCACATGATGATCGTCCTCCCTTTATGCAAAATTTCCGTAGGCCAGGCATTCCACCTCATATATCTGATAGAATGCCATCTTCAGCACCATGGGGTTCTCAG GGACTGGGTGAAGGTGGGGGCTTCCCAGACTATGCGGGAGGTCCTCGAAGTATTGGCGGATTTGGAGG AGGAAGTCATCCAGCTGTGATCACAAGCACTACTGACGAAGTAGTTGTACCTCGATCTGTCGTTCCTGCAATCTATGGAGAAGGTGGGGGATGTCTTCGACAAATATGTGAG ATTTCTGATGCAAAAGTCACCATAAATGATCCCAAGCCTGGAGCAACAGAGACTGTTATCATTATATCTGGGACGCCTGAGCAGACTAATGCTGCTCAAAGTCTCATCCAAGCCTTTGTAATGGTCGAGACTGAAGCTGCTTGA